One window of the Candidozyma auris chromosome 6, complete sequence genome contains the following:
- the KAR9 gene encoding Kar9p: MSVRTPPWVKCHFDFVSLMGSDFSDQMHKEQGLSIYELSKLQTILREVETYLDGVIDLLGRAEDETLDWFHKERDLIRTLSKEVSSIESFVASAMTLPRILDEEDVSDLLKHITDQTARAKQVSLQAQTAVSIAAQYHEIRYDNIEDIHREVSACGGLYKSLVDVKLSEDLPSDLTVENIVSKVKLNGSNLSTSIQTPKVMAFTEDEEAFFEKFEQFETRCKPTSVSIQFLEHLVKQFNSSCGVLFPSAIADVNHDYDMLRKAWRKVLNDFNNLRDSAVNQRWRQLCLFLIDHMVLKLDKIQQELQSNRGSQEISDELSINFKTCSNANTLLHKAMIEHLRSDKIIIERFKSEIVPRWKTVNELLSGSLQLSTLPDTPRGSTPEPGEDGLKPVKMIQKRTPSALSGHKESSSTFSPNGFNLRLGVNPSPNIPISAEKTDRFIDLDIEPNHERSRKLQMALFGLQEPFKNEDIHVSHDDSTETLVHPRTPEMHPISTRKYKELLHEMSRSHPPSGSKIPIIVSDYIHRCLPVIKKIPSKGSHIPTISPSHPVFISPERRPKSMQISMSLVPRHTSLRTPYMSPTHLRSPPSFTLPKRRVSGRRQSSAGSSTISDFTPRERSRASSLNIRADKISLANQTTPNLAYDAGGIDEVVPHFDRLSLRSTSPDRPGSSIGSRFDESHLVQPVKPTKKAWK, translated from the coding sequence ATGTCTGTTCGAACGCCACCATGGGTGAAATGCCATTTCGACTTTGTCTCTCTAATGGGAAGCGATTTCCTGGATCAAATGCATAAAGAACAAGGACTTCTGATCTACGAGCTCTCGAAGCTTCAGACGATTCTACGAGAGGTTGAAACATACCTTGATGGAGTAATTGACTTGCTAGGTAGGGCAGAAGACGAGACTCTAGACTGGTTCCACAAGGAGAGGGACCTTATCCGGACTCTACTGAAAGAAGTCTCTCTGATAGAACTGTTCGTGGCACTGGCAATGACACTACCGAGAATCCtcgatgaagaggatgtGCTGGACCTTTTAAAACATATCACTGACCAGACGGCTAGAGCAAAGCaggtttctttgcaagcaCAAACTGCAGTATCTATAGCAGCACAGTATCACGAAATACGCTACGATAACATCGAAGACATCCATCGTGAAGTTTCTGCTTGCGGTGGTCTTTACAAGTCCCTTGTGGATGTCAAATTAAGCGAGGATCTACCGAGTGACCTCACAGTGGAAAATATTGTTTCGAAGGTCAAGCTCAATGGCTCCAACTTAAGCACTTCCATTCAGACACCCAAAGTCATGGCATTTAcagaggatgaggaggcCTTTTTCGAGAAGTTTGAGCAGTTTGAGACTCGTTGTAAGCCAACAAGTGTGTCAATTCAGTTTTTGGAACACCTCGTGAAGCAGTTCAACCTGTCTTGCGGTGTACTCTTCCCATCCGCAATTGCTGATGTAAATCATGACTATGACATGCTCAGAAAGGCTTGGAGAAAGGTTCTCAATGACTTTAATAATTTACGAGACTCAGCCGTCAATCAGCGCTGGCGGCAACTATGTCTATTTCTCATCGACCATATGGTCTTGAAACTTGACAAGATACAACAGGAACTTCAGAGTAATAGAGGCTCTCAGGAAATCAGTGATGAGTTAAgtatcaacttcaaaacatGTTCCAACGCAAACACACTTCTTCATAAGGCCATGATAGAGCATCTACGGAGCGACAAAATCATCATAGAACGCTTCAAATCTGAGATTGTTCCACGCTGGAAGACTGTCAATGAACTCCTTAGtggatctcttcaactATCGACTCTACCTGATACTCCTAGGGGTTCAACACCGGAGCCAGGCGAAGACGGGCTCAAACCCGTGAAAATGATACAGAAACGGACACCGCTGGCGTTGTCTGGACACAAGGAATCATCATCTACATTTTCCCCAAATGGATTTAATCTACGTCTTGGAGTAAATCCTTCGCCTAACATTCCCATCAGTGCTGAGAAGACGGATAGGTTTATTGATCTCGATATAGAACCCAATCACGAACGCAGCAgaaagttgcaaatggcaCTATTCGGTCTTCAAGAGCctttcaaaaatgaagacATTCACGTCTCTCATGATGATAGCACTGAGACTTTAGTGCATCCCAGGACGCCTGAGATGCATCCGATATCGACTCGGAAATATAAGGAGCTCTTGCATGAAATGAGCAGGAGTCATCCTCCTTCTGGCTCGAAAATCCCCATCATTGTTTCAGACTACATTCATAGGTGTCTACctgtgatcaagaagatccCTTCGAAAGGATCTCACATTCCTACCATCAGTCCGTCCCATCCAGTCTTCATTTCTCCCGAAAGAAGGCCCAAGAGTATGCAAATATCGATGTCCTTGGTGCCAAGACACACATCTTTGAGAACTCCATACATGTCCCCTACCCATCTAAGAAGTCCGCCCCTGTTTACTTTACCCAAACGGCGAGTTCTGGGACGAAGGCAGTCCTCAGCAGGATCTCTGACCATAAGTGACTTCACGCCTCGAGAGAGATCAAGAGCGTCTCTGTTGAATATTAGAGCAGACAAAATCTCACTTGCTAATCAGACGACACCAAATTTGGCTTACGATGCCGGGGGTATTGACGAGGTGGTGCCTCATTTCGATCGACTTAGTTTAAGGTCAACGTCGCCAGATCGGCCAGGGTCCTCTATCGGGCTGAGATTTGACGAAAGCCATCTTGTGCAGCCGGTAAAACCTACCAAAAAGGCGTGGAAGTGA
- the AGM1 gene encoding phosphoacetylglucosamine mutase PCM1, with the protein MIKDLIFERISKCPKPDGVQYTYGTAGFRMKADLLDYVNYTVGILASLRSKFLQGQAVGVMITASHNPPADNGVKVVDPMGNMLEASWEKYATDLANADHSKLADAVEKLVRELSIDLKIPAKVLIARDSRESSPRLSDATIAGVESIPESSFLDFGLFTTPQLHYVTRATNDPSFGQVSEQGYYQKMADAFKEIFRHGANDKVEVTVDSANGVGAPKVRDLFEKYLSDEITYSFVNSAYDKPDLLNVECGADFVKTNQRLPKNVTPKPGKLYASFDGDADRLIHYYETEDGTFKLLDGDKIATLIALFLQRLLSKVDTSKLHLDIAVIQTAYANGSATKYVSDVLKLPVRCTPTGVKHLHHEAEKYDIGVYFEANGHGTVIFSREAESKIFTYEASSPEESEAVKVLQQFTKLINQTVGDAISDLLTVLAVLHYLKLSPEQWDHEYTDLPNKLVKVIVPDRTLFKTTNAERTLVEPAGMQDKIDEIVSKYADGRSFVRASGTEDAVRVYAEAATKEEAQQLSDEVSALLK; encoded by the coding sequence ATGATTAAGGACTTGATCTTCGAACGCATCAGTAAATGTCCCAAGCCTGATGGTGTTCAGTATACCTATGGTACTGCAGGCTTCAGAATGAAGGCGGACTTGTTGGATTACGTCAATTACACCGTAGGGATCTTAGCCCTGTTGAGATCCAAGTTCTTGCAAGGACAGGCTGTGGGAGTGATGATCACTGCTTCTCACAACCCTCCAGCGGACAATGGTGTGAAAGTTGTAGATCCAATGGGCAACATGTTGGAAGCATCGTGGGAGAAGTACGCTACTGACTTGGCCAATGCTGATCACTCAAAATTGGCGGATGCCGTGGAGAAATTGGTAAGAGAATTGTCAATCGATTTGAAGATTCCTGCTAAAGTCTTGATCGCCAGAGACTCGCGTGAGTCTTCTCCTCGTTTGTCCGATGCTACCATTGCAGGTGTCGAGTCGATTCCAGAGTCGTCTTTTCTTGACTTTGGTTTGTTCACAACGCCTCAATTGCATTATGTCACACGTGCTACCAACGATCCTTCGTTCGGTCAGGTTCTGGAGCAAGGATATTATCAGAAAATGGCAGACGCATTTAAAGAGATCTTCAGGCATGGTGCGAATGACAAGGTAGAGGTGACGGTTGACTCTGCAAATGGTGTAGGTGCCCCAAAGGTGAGGGATCTCTTTGAGAAATACTTGAGCGACGAAATTACTTATTCGTTTGTCAACAGCGCTTACGATAAGCCTGACTTGTTGAATGTCGAGTGCGGTGCTGATTTCGTCAAAACTAACCAGAGACTTCCAAAGAATGTCACCCCAAAACCGGGTAAATTGTACGCGtcttttgatggtgatgctgACAGATTAATTCACTACTACGAGACTGAGGATGGGACTTTCAAATTGTTGGATGGTGACAAGATTGCCACTCTTATTGCCTTGTTCTTGCAAAGATTGTTGTCTAAGGTGGACACTTCAAAGCTCCACTTGGATATTGCGGTGATCCAAACGGCGTACGCCAATGGATCTGCAACTAAGTACGTGAGTGATGTGTTGAAGTTACCGGTTCGTTGCACTCCTACTGGTGTAAAGCATTTGCATCATGAAGCTGAAAAGTACGACATTGGTGTTTACTTTGAGGCCAATGGCCACGGTACTGTGATTTTTTCAAGGGAAGCAGAGCTGAAAATCTTTACCTATGAAGCTAGCTCACCTGAGGAATCGGAGGCCGTGAAGGTACTTCAGCAGTtcaccaagttgatcaaccAAACGGTGGGTGATGCCATTTCTGATTTGTTGACAGTGTTGGCTGTACTCCACTACTTGAAATTGTCACCAGAGCAATGGGACCATGAGTATACTGACTTGCCTAAtaagttggtgaaggtgattGTGCCTGACAGAACGTTGTTCAAGACTACAAACGCTGAAAGGACGTTGGTGGAACCCGCGGGCATGCAAGATAAGATTGATGAGATAGTGTCTAAATACGCAGACGGAAGATCGTTTGTGAGAGCTTCGGGAACTGAAGATGCTGTGAGAGTGTATGCTGAAGCTGCCACCAAAGAGGAGGCCCAACAATTGAGCGACGAGGTGTCAGCCTTACTAAAATGA
- the SHE3 gene encoding She3p, translating into MESPTKKSTSRVIEQLQHEIDKLKSELEGLRESNQSYKKRYDLLSKKNDSLVDQLANAKHENDMIGALLKRKERRIADLEEEFNDVHSSNENLKLANKNLKIRCDNLQESSATSTAEHERLKIAYDALIASQHEYKRHYQQEMDGLYRSFEVYKKESARTIDDLSAKLDSNDKDYDTLLESLTAKRKSMDNINVNKNKAILSLLVSLAKAAKVHGEESKEILSENVDVVSSLKEKYPDLKEKIKEREKIDVDIESILSTASESLSTSFGDIDIDGKPSGQRNASSRRRRGNTSSSNNKRNSMRLDSPEPGTTIALPKQRYTSSSGSRNMSSSGNSQSRSGSRSNRNSQIFPNDNNNQHTPNKNKRRSFYGGSSNFNSGGFDSNRKTSRKVSSETAKA; encoded by the coding sequence atggagAGTCCTACAAAGAAGTCCACGTCCAGAGTCATCGAGCAGCTCCAGCATGAAATCgacaaattgaagagcgAGTTGGAAGGCTTGAGAGAGTCGAATCAACTGTACAAGAAAAGATACGACTTGTtaagcaagaagaacgacTCTCTAGTGGATCAGTTAGCAAATGCCAAACACGAGAACGACATGATTGGGGcgcttttgaaaagaaaagagcgTCGTATAGCCGACTTGGAAGAGGAGTTCAACGACGTGCACTCGTCGAACGAGAATTTGAAACTAGCCAATAAGAACTTAAAAATCAGGTGTGACAACTTGCAAGAGTCTCTGGCCACGTCCACGGCCGAGCACGAGCGGTTGAAGATCGCCTACGACGCCTTGATCGCATCTCAGCACGAGTATAAGCGCCACTATCAACAGGAGATGGACGGGCTCTACCGCCTGTTTGAAGTCTACAAGAAGGAACTGGCGAGAACCATTGACGACTTGTCGGCAAAGTTGGATAGTAACGATAAGGATTACGACACTTTGCTTGAAAGTCTCACCGCCAAACGGAAGTCTATGGATAACATCAATGTGAATAAGAACAAGGCCATTTTGCTGCTCTTGGTTTCGCTTGCAAAAGCAGCCAAGGTGCACGGGGAGGAGTCGAAGGAAATTTTACTGGAGAACGTCGATGTGGTTTCCTCTCTCAAGGAGAAGTATCCtgacttgaaggagaaaattaaagaaagagagaagatcGATGTGGATATAGAGAGCATCTTGCTGACGGCCAGCGAGAGTTTAAGCACCTCATTCGGCGATATCGATATCGATGGTAAACCTTCTGGCCAACGCAATGCGTCtctgagaagaagaagaggcaacaccagcagcagTAACAACAAGAGAAATTCAATGAGGCTCGACTCTCCGGAGCCAGGCACCACCATTGCTCTTCCCAAGCAAAGATACACCCTGTCTTCAGGAAGCCGAAACATGAGCTCTTCTGGCAACTCCCAAAGCCGTTCGggaagcagaagcaacaGAAACTCGCAGATCTTCCCCAACGATAACAACAACCAACATACCCCGAATAAGAATAAGAGGAGGCTGTTTTACGGTGGCAGCAGTAATTTCAACAGCGGTGGTTTCGACTCGAATAGAAAGACCCTGCGCAAGGTCTCGTCAGAAACTGCCAAGGCCTAA
- a CDS encoding alanine--glyoxylate transaminase: MATNYKQPEHKLTMIPGPIEFSDSVLGAMATPSQAHTSPEFVQTFQTVLQNLRKVFKSTDKDAQGYVVAGSGTLGWDVAGANLINKGDKVLVLSTGFFSDSFAEALKVYEADVDVVTAPVGDVVPFDQIEQQLKKEKYTAITITHVDTSTAVVSDVAKISEIVMKVSPETLIIVDGVCSIGVENIEFDKWGVDFALTASQKALGVPAGLSVFFASSRAVNKALNKEKPAAFFASLKKWTPIMKAYEGGSAAYFATPAIQTITALKVSLDEILGQTLDGRYAKHEETSTKFKKEIEALGMKLVPVNHSVAAHGLTAAYFPEGVSGPDFLGKLASKGFTVAGGIHKALVGKYFRVGHMGFSVYEGHVDRLLAAIKETLKELK, translated from the coding sequence ATGGCAACAAACTACAAGCAGCCAGAGCACAAGCTCACCATGATTCCTGGTCCCATTGAGTTTTCCGACTCTGTCTTGGGAGCAATGGCCACTCCCTCCCAGGCGCACACGTCGCCTGAATTCGTCCAGACCTTCCAGACGgtgttgcaaaatttgcGTAAAGTGTTCAAGTCCACCGACAAGGACGCCCAGGGATATGTGGTTGCTGGCTCGGGCACTTTGGGCTGGGACGTTGCTGGCGCtaacttgatcaacaagggCGACAAGGTTCTTGTTTTGCTGACAGGTTTTTTTTCGGACTCGTTTGCTGAGGCCTTGAAGGTGTATGAGGCTGACGTGGACGTCGTCACAGCTCCTGTCGGTGACGTTGTGCCCTTTGACCAGATTGAGCAGCAGttaaagaaggagaagtaTACTGCTATCACTATCACCCACGTGGACACGTCCACGGCGGTGGTTTCGGATGTGGCCAAGATTTCTGAAATTGTCATGAAGGTTTCTCCAGAAACTTTGATCATTGTTGACGGTGTGTGCTCTATTGGTGTGGAAAATATTGAGTTCGACAAATGGGGCGTTGACTTCGCCTTGACCGCTTCTCAAAAGGCTCTTGGAGTTCCTGCCGGGTTGCTGGTgttctttgcttcctccAGAGCCGTCAACAAGgccttgaacaaggagaagccGGccgctttctttgcttcgttgaagaaatggacTCCTATCATGAAAGCCTACGAAGGTGGCAGCGCCGCCTACTTTGCAACCCCAGCCATCCAGACTATCACTGCTCTTAAGGTGTCCTTGGACGAGATCTTAGGTCAGACTTTGGATGGCAGATACGCCAAGCATGAGGAGACTTCcaccaagttcaagaaggagatcgaggCCTTGGGAATGAAGCTCGTGCCCGTGAACCACTCTGTTGCTGCCCACGGTCTTACTGCAGCTTACTTCCCCGAGGGTGTTTCTGGCCCTGATTTCTTGGGCAAGTTGGCCAGCAAAGGCTTTACTGTCGCTGGCGGCATTCACAAGGCCTTGGTGGGCAAATACTTCCGTGTAGGCCACATGGGCTTCTCTGTGTATGAGGGTCATGTGGACAGGTTACTTGCTGCTATCAAGGAAacgttgaaggagttgaagtAA
- the TOP2 gene encoding DNA topoisomerase 2: MSDYSDESFSDDSFSDIEVMEPKKKSKASRTPLSDSSSTNTAPTSNGSASNASAQYQKLSQLEHILKRPDTYIGSVEKNEVEIWHYDAESDSMKFSKVTFVPGLYKIFDEILVNAADNKIRDPKMKNIKVDIDPENNTISVMNDGKGIPVEVHDKENMYIPEMIFGNLLTSSNYDDDEKKVVGGRNGFGAKLCNIFSTEFTVETSDQNTKLVYTQTWTDNMSKVSKPRITKAKNKKEYTKVTFKPDLSKFSMDSLDNDILSVLRRRVYDLCGTVKDCNIFLNEKKLNIRNFKSYVEMYVKAIQESSPDIAIENEANNRTPIVHEVINDRWELAFAVSDGNFNQVSFVNSIATTAGGTHVKYVTDQIINKLIDELNKGKKGKKAMIKPQQIKSNMFIFVNCLIENPAFTSQTKEQLTTKPSEFASKAKDKVVISDQFIKKLSKTSIVETIQRIVDANEGKALQKDDGKRRTRIKGQAKLVDANKAGTKEGYKCTLILTEGDSAKSLAVAGLSVVGRDYYGCFPLRGKLLNVRDASTEMIAKNAEITALKQIIGLQHRKAYNRDNIKDLRYGHVMIMTDQDHDGSHIKGLLINFFETSFPGLLNIDEFLLEFITPIVKVSIKNRGRGGDTKIPFYSMPEFEQWRETEGKNCRWTHKYYKGLGTSTTTEAREYFSKLDKHLKYFHALQDQDSSLIELAFSKKKADDRKEWLLGFQPGTYLDSDLTTIPISEFINKELILFSMADNIRSIPSVLDGFKPGQRKVLYGCFKRNLKNEMKVVNLAGYISDKTGYHHGDQSLVQTIIGLAQNFIGSNNINLLKPNGAFGTRAAGGKDFSAARYIFTQLMEITRKVFNPLDDPLYTYVQDDAQTVEPEWYLPVIPMILVNGADGIGTGWSTNIPSYNPLDIVANIRRLMAGEEVQEMYPWYKGWEGDVEKVSEGKYKLTGRIEQIDDKTLEITEIPVKSWTNNVKEFLLDGVNSDKPWIKDMEEQHAAGIRFVIKLTPAEMEKSHQVGLLERFKLISTVSTGNMVAFDPSGRIKKYESASDILKDFYFVRLEYYQKRKDHLSEDLSNQLMRLSEQARFIKLIIDKQLSVSNKKRALLVEQLIEMNFARFDKHGRRVNANEGGDLFVEAEEALQEEEEEVGDVSLLNSRGINDLEEEDESEHKPENIYTQYDYLLGMSLWSLTRERYEKLLKQRDEKEAELNLLLSKSAKDLWNEDLEVFETAWEKFLAEDEKERFSMIGGTKGSKTAAKKRRKAVKDEDEDYGVPKKKTKKVTPPKSSTPKPTVKQEPGTMAKSKTQKQLPFVKSESPATNPKPTAPEDNLLTFFSKPKEKKVDKSKKKTYMFGDSSDDEIIERVSRTIEDSDGDEVSASTSKGSSRNSTSSPEIGSKAKAKPKASAKPKTKVSSAGSDSELDDLMIVGEKSPPRRKRTSVSYQVEELSSSSEQEESESEDYTDGD, translated from the coding sequence ATGTCAGACTACTCAGACGAGTCATTTTCAGATGACTCTTTTTCAGACATCGAAGTCATGGAgccgaagaagaagtcaaaggCTTCAAGAACACCGCTCTcagactcttcttctactAACACGGCCCCAACGTCTAATGGTTCAGCTCTGAACGCCTCGGCCCAGTACCAGAAGTTGTCGCAGCTAGAACATATTTTGAAACGTCCCGATACGTACATTGGGtctgtggagaagaatgagGTGGAAATATGGCACTATGATGCGGAAAGCGACCtgatgaagttctccaagGTGACGTTTGTGCCTGGGTTGTATAAgatctttgatgaaatctTGGTCAATGCTGCCGATAACAAGATCAGAGACCCcaagatgaagaacatCAAGGTGGACATCGATCCCGAAAATAACACCATCAGCGTGATGAACGACGGGAAAGGTATCCCTGTGGAGGTCCACGATAAGGAGAATATGTACATTCCAGAGATGATCTTTGGTAATTTGCTTACATCTTCGAActatgatgatgatgagaagaaggttgtGGGTGGTAGAAACGGGTTTGGCGCCAAGCTTTGCAATATCTTCTCCACGGAATTTACGGTGGAGACTTCTGACCAAAATACAAAACTAGTGTACACACAAACGTGGACAGATAACATGTCCAAAGTCTCCAAGCCCAGAATCACGAAAGcgaaaaataaaaaagaatacaCCAAAGTCACGTTTAAGCCCGACTTGTCCAAGTTTAGTATGGATTCCCTAGACAACGATATCCTTTCGGTGCTCCGCCGAAGAGTGTACGACTTGTGTGGTACCGTAAAGGATTGCAATATCTTTTtgaatgagaagaaactcaatATTCGTAACTTCAAAAGCTATGTCGAGATGTACGTGAAGGCTATCCAAGAAAGTTCCCCAGATATCGCTATCGAAAACGAAGCTAATAACCGTACTCCTATCGTTCACGAGGTGATCAACGACAGATGGGAACTAGCGTTTGCCGTCAGTGACGGTAACTTCAACCAAGTGAGCTTTGTTAACTCCATCGCCACCACTGCTGGTGGTACTCACGTCAAGTACGTCACCGATcagatcatcaacaagctcatAGACGAGCTTAATAAGGGCAAGAAAGGTAAAAAGGCAATGATTAAGCCCCAACAAATTAAGAGTAACATGTTCATTTTCGTAAATTGTTTGATCGAAAACCCAGCCTTCACGTCTCAGACAAAAGAACAACTCACAACTAAGCCATCTGAGTTTGCTTCCAAGGCCAAAGATAAGGTTGTTATCAGTGATcagttcatcaagaagctttcgaAAACGAGTATCGTTGAAACGATTCAAAGGATCGTTGATGCCAATGAAGGCAAGGCATTGCAGAAAGATGATGGTAAGAGAAGAACGCGTATCAAGGGTCAGGCTAAGTTGGTTGACGCTAACAAGGCTGGTACCAAAGAGGGATACAAGTGTACTCTTATTTTGACAGAAGGTGACTCTGCTAAGTCCTTAGCTGTGGCAGGACTCTCCGTCGTGGGTAGAGATTACTACGGGTGCTTCCCACTTCGTGGTAAGTTATTAAACGTGAGAGATGCATCAACAGAGATGATTGCTAAGAATGCAGAAATCACCGCTCTTAAGCAAATTATCGGTTTGCAGCACAGAAAGGCCTATAATCGTGACAACATCAAGGATTTGAGATATGGTCATGTTATGATCATGACGGATCAGGATCACGACGGGTCGCATATCAAAGGCTTGctcatcaatttcttcgaGACAAGTTTCCCTGGGCTTCTTAATATTGATGAGTTTCTATTGGAGTTCATCACGCCAATTGTTAAAGTGTCGATTAAAAacagaggaagaggaggtgACACTAAAATTCCATTCTACTCGATGCCTGAATTTGAGCAATGGCGAGAAACTGAGGGAAAGAACTGCCGATGGACTCATAAATACTACAAGGGTTTGGGTACCTCGACAACGACAGAAGCTAGAGAGTACTTTTCCAAATTGGATAAGCATTTGAAGTACTTCCATGCCCTTCAGGACCAAGACTCGAGTTTGATTGAATTAGCGTtttcgaagaaaaaagctgATGATCGTAAGGAGTGGTTACTAGGTTTTCAACCGGGCACTTACCTTGATTCTGACTTGACCACCATTCCTATCAGTGAGTTTATCAACAAAGAATTAATTTTGTTCTCCATGGCTGACAACATAAGATCCATTCCTTCTGTACTAGATGGCTTTAAACCTGGACAGCGTAAGGTATTGTACGGTTGCTTCAAGAGAAACCTTAAGAATGAAATGAAGGTCGTTAACCTAGCTGGTTACATCAGTGACAAGACAGGTTATCACCATGGTGACCAATCTTTAGTCCAGACTATTATCGGTTTGGCTCAAAACTTTATCGGCTCTAACAACatcaatctcctcaagcCAAATGGTGCTTTCGGAACAAGAGCTGCTGGTGGAAAGGATTTCTCTGCTGCAAGATATATTTTCACCCAATTGATGGAAATCACAAGAAAGGTCTTCAACCCGTTAGATGATCCATTGTACACGTATGTTCAGGATGATGCTCAAACCGTTGAGCCCGAATGGTACTTGCCTGTGATTCCCATGATATTGGTTAATGGTGCTGACGGTATTGGTACTGGTTGGTCGACCAACATTCCATCTTACAACCCTCTCGATATCGTTGCCAACATCAGAAGACTTATGGCTGGCGAGGAAGTTCAAGAGATGTATCCATGGTACAAAGGTTGGGAAGGTGATGTTGAGAAGGTTAGTGAGGGAAAGTACAAGCTCACTGGACGCATTGAACAGATCGACGACAAAACGTTAGAAATCACAGAGATTCCCGTCAAATCGTGGACAAATAATGTGAAGGAGTTTTTGTTGGATGGTGTGAACTCTGATAAGCCTTGGATCAAAGATATGGAGGAGCAGCATGCCGCAGGTATTCGATTTGTCATAAAGTTGACTCCAgcagagatggagaagtcTCACCAAGTTGGTTTACTTGAAcgcttcaagttgatctcgACAGTGTCCACTGGTAACATGGTTGCCTTCGACCCATCAGGCCGTATCAAGAAGTACGAAAGTGCAAGCGacattttgaaggatttcTATTTTGTGCGCTTAGAATACTaccaaaagagaaaggaTCACTTGTCGGAAGATTTGCTGAACCAATTGATGAGGTTGAGCGAACAAGCAcgcttcatcaagttgatcatTGATAAGCAATTGAGTGTgtcaaacaagaaaagGGCCCTTTTGGTTGAGCAGTTGATCGAGATGAACTTTGCTCGTTTCGACAAGCATGGTCGTCGTGTGAATGCTAACGAAGGCGGTGACTTATTTGTGGAAGCCGAGGAGGCGTTgcaggaggaggaagaagaagttggtgatgtaAGTCTACTTAATTCCAGAGGTATCAACGacttggaagaagaggatgaaAGTGAGCACAAACCGGAAAACATCTATACTCAGTATGACTATTTACTTGGTATGTCCCTTTGGTCGTTGACAAGAGAAAGATACGaaaaattgttgaagcagagagatgagaaagaagctgaGCTCAACTTATTGTTGAGCAAGAGTGCCAAGGATTTGTGGAACGAAGACCTTGAAGTCTTTGAGACCGCATGGGAGAAGTTTTTAGCTgaggacgagaaggagagGTTCAGTATGATCGGCGGTACCAAGGGTTCTAAGACAGCGGCCAAGAAAAGACGAAAGGCCGTaaaagacgaagacgaagacTACGGGGTgcccaaaaagaaaacgaagaaagtCACGCCGCCAAAACTGAGCACACCTAAGCCAACGGTCAAGCAAGAGCCAGGTACGATGGCTAAAAGTAAGACGCAGAAGCAGCTTCCATTTGTTAAGTCCGAGTCGCCCGCTACAAACCCAAAGCCCACAGCTCCTGAGGATAACCTCCTTACGTTCTTCAGCAAGcccaaagagaagaaggtggacaaatcaaagaagaagacgtaTATGTTCGGTGACAGTTCCGACGACGAGATAATCGAGAGGGTGTCACGCACAATTGAGGATTCtgatggtgatgaggtCAGTGCCAGCACCAGTAAAGGCTCCTCTAGAAACAGCACCAGCTCGCCTGAGATCGGGAGCAAGGCAAAAGCCAAACCAAAAGCTCTGGCCAAACCCAAGACCAAAGTGTCATCTGCGGGGCTGGACAGCGAACTCGATGACTTGATGATTGTGGGGGAAAAGTCACCGCCACGCAGGAAGAGAACGCTGGTGAGCTACCAGGTGGAGGagttgctgctgctgtctGAACAAGAGGAGTCTGAGTCAGAAGACTATACTGACGGCGATTAG
- a CDS encoding GATA-like domain-containing protein produces the protein MPDESNAKSLWSMYKNAKNLLPYRTRMENLTWRMMHTVGQKSNNLSHISELLSSPLLNHPGLQDYNKAEESSPSLSRTDPGHEEFDYVAHIRRIGRDYENTSSSCGRLPSKPSSSSGKAGSVSSDASRKRPNPFSPVVQPVATAVGEST, from the coding sequence ATGCCCGATGAGAGCAACGCTAAGCTGCTCTGGCTGATGTACAAAAACGCCAAAAACCTTCTTCCGTACCGCACAAGAATGGAGAACTTGACTTGGCGGATGATGCACACCGTGGGCCAGAAACTGAACAACCTCTCCCACATCCTGGAGCTCTTGCTGCTGCCTTTGCTCAACCACCCAGGCCTACAAGACTACAACAAGGCCGAGGagctgctgccgctgcttCTGCGCACAGACCCGGGCCACGAGGAGTTCGACTACGTTGCCCACATCAGACGCATTGGACGAGACTACGAAAACACCTCATCTTCGTGTGGGCGTCTCCCGTCCAAGCCGCTGTCGTCGTCGGGAAAGGCTGGTTCCGTTTCCTCTGACGCCTCGAGAAAGAGACCCAACCCGTTTCTGCCTGTGGTGCAGCCTGTGGCCACGGCAGTAGGGGAGTCCACCTGA